A part of Streptomyces sp. NBC_01235 genomic DNA contains:
- a CDS encoding ABC transporter permease, with the protein MPLKAVRLAWRITRLNFRAQLEYRSEFLMMIAIGAVWQVSVIVFATVLLTRFSGMGGWDSSDVLLIPATRMLAHGLFVLFLGRMHGIGYFIQEGKIDVCLVRPMPVHLQVQLRMFPTNAIGDLTVAVALMVGALSRSHLDWTAGRTSYLIVAVLGGMLLEAALFTAVASAALRFPAADYWGRWLEELLGTFGSYPLNVLPKAVGGLLTYGLPLAFVAYFPAAVLTGHGHDTGVPYWLAAASPLLGLLAYAGSRLLWRWSLGHYTGVNG; encoded by the coding sequence ATGCCCTTGAAAGCCGTACGACTCGCTTGGCGGATCACCCGTCTCAACTTTCGCGCCCAGCTGGAATACCGCTCCGAGTTTCTGATGATGATCGCGATCGGCGCCGTCTGGCAGGTCTCGGTGATCGTGTTCGCGACCGTGTTGCTGACCCGTTTCAGCGGGATGGGCGGCTGGGACAGCTCGGACGTGCTGCTCATCCCGGCGACCCGGATGCTCGCCCACGGTCTCTTCGTCCTCTTCCTGGGACGGATGCACGGAATCGGTTACTTCATCCAGGAAGGCAAGATCGATGTCTGCCTGGTGCGCCCGATGCCGGTGCATCTCCAGGTCCAGTTGCGCATGTTCCCCACGAATGCCATCGGTGATCTGACCGTTGCGGTGGCCCTGATGGTGGGCGCGCTCAGCCGCAGTCACCTCGACTGGACGGCGGGCCGGACCTCGTACCTGATCGTGGCCGTGCTCGGTGGCATGCTCCTGGAGGCCGCCCTGTTCACGGCCGTCGCCTCCGCCGCCCTGCGTTTCCCGGCCGCCGACTACTGGGGCCGCTGGCTGGAGGAACTCCTCGGCACGTTCGGCAGCTATCCGCTCAACGTGCTGCCCAAGGCGGTCGGCGGCCTGTTGACGTACGGCCTTCCCCTCGCCTTCGTCGCGTACTTCCCGGCCGCCGTCCTGACCGGCCACGGCCACGACACCGGCGTCCCCTACTGGCTTGCGGCGGCCTCCCCGCTGCTCGGCCTGCTGGCGTATGCCGGCTCGCGACTTCTGTGGCGGTGGAGCCTCGGCCACTACACGGGGGTGAACGGATGA
- a CDS encoding NADPH-dependent FMN reductase, translating into MPATDTPAAETITTAVEHDAPLRVAVVVGSVREGRQGRAVADWFLGAAADHDGLDVDVIDLADMDLPLVMPGWGGAPSPETLAVLANVSPRLAAADAFVVVTPEYNHSFPAALKNFIDWHHPQWQAKPVGFVSYGGLAGGVRAVEQLRLVFAELHAMTVRDAVSLHGPWSGLGEDGAPRDADVCEGAAKGMIGQLSWWGRTLRSARATRAYQG; encoded by the coding sequence ATGCCTGCCACCGACACGCCCGCCGCCGAAACCATCACCACCGCTGTCGAGCACGACGCCCCGCTCCGCGTGGCCGTCGTCGTCGGCAGTGTCCGCGAGGGCCGCCAGGGCCGCGCCGTGGCCGACTGGTTCCTCGGCGCCGCCGCCGACCACGACGGCCTGGACGTGGACGTCATCGACCTCGCCGACATGGACCTGCCGCTGGTCATGCCCGGCTGGGGCGGCGCGCCAAGCCCCGAGACCCTGGCCGTACTGGCGAACGTCTCACCACGGCTGGCCGCCGCGGACGCCTTCGTCGTCGTCACACCCGAGTACAACCACAGCTTCCCGGCCGCGCTGAAGAACTTCATCGACTGGCACCACCCACAGTGGCAGGCCAAGCCGGTCGGATTCGTCTCCTACGGCGGCCTCGCCGGCGGCGTGCGCGCGGTGGAGCAACTACGGCTGGTCTTTGCCGAGTTGCACGCCATGACCGTACGGGACGCCGTGAGCCTGCACGGTCCGTGGTCGGGGCTCGGTGAGGACGGCGCACCGCGCGACGCGGACGTCTGCGAGGGCGCCGCCAAGGGAATGATCGGTCAACTCTCCTGGTGGGGACGGACGTTGCGAAGCGCTCGCGCCACCCGCGCCTACCAGGGCTGA
- a CDS encoding TetR/AcrR family transcriptional regulator: MGSTNEGWVGEAQRTVSPRKLEKQMAIAGAACTVFGREGYARASVDALAAEAGVSTRTLYNHFPGGKAQLFGAVVTWTSGEVKDAQLTRLYAVLDPDRPPRPPDLERDLVALARGFVGLMADYPNHFALVRHIHAEADHVPREVLDAWRDAGPGPVGRALAEAMEGLATAGLLDVHGDAALAATHFTALVSHSITQLSHYGVLPLPKEETERLMSAGVAAFLRAYRAA; this comes from the coding sequence GTGGGCAGCACCAATGAGGGCTGGGTGGGCGAGGCGCAGCGCACGGTCTCGCCCCGCAAGCTGGAGAAACAGATGGCGATTGCGGGCGCGGCCTGCACCGTCTTCGGCCGCGAGGGGTACGCCCGCGCCTCCGTGGACGCGCTCGCAGCCGAGGCTGGCGTCTCGACGCGCACGCTCTACAACCACTTCCCCGGCGGCAAGGCGCAGCTCTTCGGTGCGGTCGTCACCTGGACGTCCGGCGAGGTCAAGGACGCCCAACTGACCCGCCTGTACGCAGTGTTGGACCCCGATCGGCCACCGCGCCCACCGGACCTGGAGCGTGACCTCGTCGCCCTCGCCCGCGGCTTCGTAGGGCTCATGGCGGACTACCCGAACCACTTCGCCCTCGTCCGCCACATCCACGCCGAGGCCGACCATGTGCCACGGGAGGTGCTCGACGCCTGGCGGGACGCGGGACCGGGCCCCGTCGGCCGCGCCCTCGCCGAGGCGATGGAGGGCCTCGCCACCGCCGGTCTGCTCGATGTGCACGGCGACGCGGCCCTCGCGGCGACACACTTCACGGCACTGGTCTCCCACTCGATCACCCAGCTCTCCCACTACGGGGTGCTGCCGCTGCCGAAGGAGGAGACCGAGCGCTTGATGAGCGCCGGTGTCGCGGCGTTTCTGCGGGCCTACCGGGCCGCGTGA
- a CDS encoding ABC transporter permease — MAVPYAWRAARVTPLGELHTPPRMTAALLRLAVQVVLVASLWHGLYAHTGTTAGMTRDQAVTYAVLAVLASRLRELDQYAARDTVIQHMHFGTIVYWYLRPLSPQRYYALRALGEQLYGLAWALAGFAICLAAGVVQPPGSAAVAGVFGLSLLLGQWILYYVMLAIDQLCFFTLRNNAAMLILIFAQNLLSGVYAPLWFFPDWFVTLSGFLPFQATLSVPLSLYVGRIPLSDAGPALLVQAAWVVVLALFTRLVWRLAARQVISQGG, encoded by the coding sequence ATGGCGGTCCCGTACGCATGGCGCGCCGCCCGGGTCACCCCGCTCGGCGAGTTGCACACCCCGCCCCGGATGACCGCCGCCCTGCTCCGGCTGGCCGTGCAGGTGGTGCTGGTGGCGTCCCTGTGGCACGGCCTGTACGCCCACACCGGCACCACCGCCGGAATGACCCGCGACCAGGCCGTCACCTACGCCGTACTGGCCGTACTTGCCTCCCGGCTGAGGGAGTTGGACCAGTACGCGGCCCGGGACACCGTGATCCAGCACATGCACTTCGGCACCATCGTCTACTGGTACCTGCGCCCGCTGTCACCCCAGCGCTACTACGCCCTGCGCGCGCTGGGCGAGCAACTGTACGGACTCGCCTGGGCGTTGGCCGGTTTCGCAATCTGTCTGGCGGCCGGGGTGGTGCAGCCGCCCGGGTCGGCCGCCGTGGCGGGGGTGTTCGGCTTGAGTCTGCTGCTCGGCCAGTGGATCCTGTACTACGTCATGCTGGCCATCGACCAGCTGTGTTTCTTCACGCTGCGCAACAACGCCGCGATGCTCATCCTGATCTTCGCGCAGAACCTGTTGTCCGGGGTGTACGCGCCGCTGTGGTTCTTCCCCGACTGGTTCGTCACGCTGAGCGGTTTCCTGCCTTTCCAGGCGACCCTGAGCGTGCCGCTGTCGCTCTATGTGGGCCGCATCCCGTTGTCGGACGCGGGACCCGCGCTGCTGGTGCAGGCCGCCTGGGTGGTGGTACTGGCTCTGTTCACCCGGCTGGTGTGGCGACTCGCCGCCCGGCAGGTCATCTCGCAAGGAGGCTGA